In Streptomyces paludis, the genomic stretch CCGCGGAGGGTCTCGTGCCCGGGCTGGCGCCGCTGACGGTCGCCGTACCGGAGGCGGGCGGCGGGGCGGAGGGCACCGTCGTGACGGAGATCTTCGGGACGAAGGTCGAGGCGGTGTCCGCGGCGTACGCCGCGCACCACTGGCTGAGCAGGTATCTCGGGGTGGAGGTCCGGCTCGTCCATCTCGACGATCCCGCCCGGCGCCGGCCCGTCGACCCGGAGTACGCGCTGCCCGGGGAGACCGTGAGCTTCGCCGACGGCTACCCGCTGCTCGTCACCACGCTGGCATCGCTAGACGCCCTCAACTCCCTGATCGCGCAAGGCGATCACCCGGCGGAGGGGCCGCTTCCGATGGACCGGTTCCGGCCGAATCTGGTGGTGGCCGGGACCACGCCCTGGGCGGAGGACGGCTGGCGGCGTATCGCCGTCGGCGAGGTGACCTTCCGGGTCGCCAAACCCTGCGGCCGGTGTGTCGTCACCACCACCGACCAGCGCACCGCCGTACGCGGCCGGGAGCCGCTGCGCACCCTGGGCACACACCGCCGTATCGACGGCCGGCTGGTCTTCGGCCAGAACCTGGTCCCCGAGCACACCGGCACGCTGCGCGTCGGCGATCCGGTGACCGTACTCGGCTGACTGTTCCCCGCCCCTGCGCCGTCACCGGAACACCGCACGGTGATAAGCCTGTTGAGTGCGGCGGCGTGTTACGTGCAGGGCACAACGAGGTGAGCTTGCTCTCTCTTCCCCGGCATCGTTGCGCGTTCGCCGCGCCACGCGGCTACAACGGAGAGGGAAGGGGGTGCGGAACTGTGCGCACCATCGTGGGACTCTGGCGCTGGCGGCACAACCCCCTGTGCCGCCGCACCGATCTCGTCGAAGCATGGACCGCGCTCACGGCGGCCCTGCTGATCGTGCTGGCCGCGCCGGCGGTGGGCCGGCTCTGCTGGAGCGCCGTCGACTCCTCGCTGCGCGAGACCGTACGGCTCCAGCACGAGGAGCGGCACCGGACGCCCGCCGAGGTCGTCGCCCTCTCCAGGGAGCGCGTCCCCGTCGTGTACGACGTGGAGTCGCCCGGGATACGGGACACCGGCCGCCGGGTGGTCGCCACCTGGCGCGCGCCGGACGGCGGTGAGCGGACCGGCACGGTCGCCACCACGCTGCGCGATCCGCGCCCCGGCGACACCTTCACCTTCTGGACCGACCGGAGCGGCGACGAGGCCCGGGCCCCGATGGACGCGGGCGTCGCCCGGTTCCACGCGCTGCTCATCGGGGTCGGATCGACGGTGCTGGCCGCCGCGTTGGTGGAGTGCGCCCGGCGGCTGGCCGTATGGCGTCTGGTACAACGGCGGTACCGGCGACTGGACCGGGCGTGGGCGAAGGCCGGTCCCGACTGGGGCCGCACCGGCGCGGGCAGCTGATACGGCGGTCCCGGAACCTGCCCCGCCCTTACCCGGACCGGACCAGTGCGGTACTGACGTCAACTCGGCGGTGCCGCGCGCGCTACGGTGGTGCCCGCCCGGTCAGCCGCCCAGGCCGGGATCCGGGGCAGTCACCCGGAACGGCACTGCACGGGCAATCGCACGAGGTGGGGACAGAACAACGCCATGGCACAGGGCACGGTCCAGGTGACGCACACCGGCACATCCCGTTGGCGGCGCCGCACGGGCGAGTACGCCTCGCTCGCCGCCGCCCTGGAGGCCGCGGGCGACGGCGACATCCTCACCATCGCCCCGGGCACGTACCGGGAGAACCTCGTCGTGTCGCGCGCGGTCACGCTGCGCGGACCAGAGGGTTCGCTCGGCTCCGTCCGGATCGCGCCCGCCGACGGCGTCCCCCTGACGGTCCGCGCCTCCGCGACCGTGCAGGACCTCCATGTGGAGGGACAGGACGCCACGGCCCCCGCGCTGCTCGTCGAGGACGGCACCCCCGAGCTGGCGGACCTGCGGATCGTGACCCGCTCCGCGGCCGGCATAGAGGTGCGCGGCGCGGCGCGGCCCACCGTCCGCCGCTGCACGGTCGACAATCCGGCCGGGGTCGGGATCGCCGTGCTCGACGGGGCGGGCGGGGTCTTCGAGGAGTGCGAGATCGTCGCCGCCGGGCAGGCGGGCATCTCGGTGCGCGGCGGGGCACACCCCCGGCTGGAGCGCTGCCGGGTCCACCACGCCTCGGGCTCGGGCCTCTCCGTCACCGGTGAGGGCAGCGGTCTGGAGGCGATCGGCTGCGAGGTGTACGAGATCAAGGGCACCGGCGTACAGATCGCGTCCCGGGCCGCCGCCCATCTCACGGACTCGTCGGTGCACCGCACCTCGGCCGACGGGATAACCCTGGACACCGACGCCGTACTGACCCTCTCCGACTGCGACATCCACGACATCCCGGAGAACGCGGTCGATCTGCGCTCCCGGTCGGTGCTGACCCTGACCCGCTCCACGGTGCGCCGCTTCGGCCGCAACGGTCTGTCCGTCTGGGACCCGGGCACCCGCGTGGACGCCAACCAGTGCGAGATCCACGACAGTACGGGCGACTACCCGGCGGTGTGGATCAGCGACGGGGCGACCGTGGTGCTCGACTCCTGCCGGGTGCACGACGTGCCCGACGCGCTCTTCGTCCTCGACCGGGGCTCGCGCGCCGATGTGGTCGACAGCGATATCTCGCAGGTGCGGAACACGGCCGTCTCCGTGAGCGACGGCGCGACCGCGCAGCTCGACGACTGCCGGATCAAGGAGGCGTCCACCGGCGCCTGGTTCCGCGACCACGGCAGCGGCGGCACACTGAACTCCTGCACCATCGACACCGTGCAGACCGGTGTCATCGTCACCAAGGGCGCCGATCCGACGATCCAGCGCTGCACGGTCACCACCGCCGCCGAGGCCGGGTTCTATGTCTCCGCCGGCGGCCGGGGCACCTTCCACAGCTGCCGGGTGACGGGCAGCGGCGGCTACGGCTTCCATGTGATGGACGGCTGCCGTACGACGCTGACCCGCTGCCGTACGGAGCGGTGCGCGCGCGGCGGTTACGACTTCGCGGAGGACGGGCCGACCGCCGAGGACTGCACCAGCGACGAGAGCGGGGTGCTGACCGCGGAACCGTCCCGGCCGCTCGCCACCCCGCTCCCGCAGACCGCGGCCCGGACCGCCCCCGCGCTGCTGGGCGCGCTCCCGCCGGCCCCGGCGGTCACCCCCGCCGCCGACGACACCCCGGCCACCACGGTCGCGCGCGACTCCGAGGACGTCCTCGGCGAACTCGACTCGCTGGTGGGCCTGGAGAGCGTCAAGCGCGAGGTGCGGGCGCTCACCGACATGATCGAGGTGGGCCGCCGCCGCAAGGAGGCCGGGCTCAAGGCGGCCTCGGTCCGCCGCCATCTGGTCTTCACGGGCAACCCCGGCACCGGCAAGACGACCGTGGCCCGGCTGTACGGCGAGATCCTGC encodes the following:
- a CDS encoding Rv1733c family protein gives rise to the protein MRTIVGLWRWRHNPLCRRTDLVEAWTALTAALLIVLAAPAVGRLCWSAVDSSLRETVRLQHEERHRTPAEVVALSRERVPVVYDVESPGIRDTGRRVVATWRAPDGGERTGTVATTLRDPRPGDTFTFWTDRSGDEARAPMDAGVARFHALLIGVGSTVLAAALVECARRLAVWRLVQRRYRRLDRAWAKAGPDWGRTGAGS
- a CDS encoding right-handed parallel beta-helix repeat-containing protein; amino-acid sequence: MAQGTVQVTHTGTSRWRRRTGEYASLAAALEAAGDGDILTIAPGTYRENLVVSRAVTLRGPEGSLGSVRIAPADGVPLTVRASATVQDLHVEGQDATAPALLVEDGTPELADLRIVTRSAAGIEVRGAARPTVRRCTVDNPAGVGIAVLDGAGGVFEECEIVAAGQAGISVRGGAHPRLERCRVHHASGSGLSVTGEGSGLEAIGCEVYEIKGTGVQIASRAAAHLTDSSVHRTSADGITLDTDAVLTLSDCDIHDIPENAVDLRSRSVLTLTRSTVRRFGRNGLSVWDPGTRVDANQCEIHDSTGDYPAVWISDGATVVLDSCRVHDVPDALFVLDRGSRADVVDSDISQVRNTAVSVSDGATAQLDDCRIKEASTGAWFRDHGSGGTLNSCTIDTVQTGVIVTKGADPTIQRCTVTTAAEAGFYVSAGGRGTFHSCRVTGSGGYGFHVMDGCRTTLTRCRTERCARGGYDFAEDGPTAEDCTSDESGVLTAEPSRPLATPLPQTAARTAPALLGALPPAPAVTPAADDTPATTVARDSEDVLGELDSLVGLESVKREVRALTDMIEVGRRRKEAGLKAASVRRHLVFTGNPGTGKTTVARLYGEILHSLKVLERGHLVEVSRVDLVGEHIGSTAIRTQEAFDRARGGVLFIDEAYALSPEDSGRDFGKEAIDTLVKLMEDHRDAVVVIVAGYTAEMERFLTVNPGVASRFSRTITFTDYEPDELLRIVEGQSEEQEYRLGEGTSEALLKYFTALPKGPAFGNGRTARQTFESMVERHAGRVAQLPETSTDDLTLLYADDLPPLPEPATSESGVSASAESASAETAAAKDELF
- a CDS encoding MOSC domain-containing protein, producing MPTPHDAVLHTLRVHPVKSLAGHEPGSATVEPWGLSGDRRWMLIDGTGKAVTQRQHARLALVGAEQLPDGGLRLSAPGAAPGAAEGLVPGLAPLTVAVPEAGGGAEGTVVTEIFGTKVEAVSAAYAAHHWLSRYLGVEVRLVHLDDPARRRPVDPEYALPGETVSFADGYPLLVTTLASLDALNSLIAQGDHPAEGPLPMDRFRPNLVVAGTTPWAEDGWRRIAVGEVTFRVAKPCGRCVVTTTDQRTAVRGREPLRTLGTHRRIDGRLVFGQNLVPEHTGTLRVGDPVTVLG